A genomic stretch from Caldicellulosiruptoraceae bacterium PP1 includes:
- the murG gene encoding undecaprenyldiphospho-muramoylpentapeptide beta-N-acetylglucosaminyltransferase translates to MKEKLKVVFSGGGTGGHIYPAVAIAKLIKKENSSAQVLFIGTKEGLESKIIPKEGFDIEYIRSFGFNRKLSFEIFKTAKEVFIGYKMAIKILKSFLPDVVVTTGGYVGVPVAFAAKKLNIPVIIHEQNAFCGLANKIIGRFATKILISFSQSRDYFRNKDKVILTGNPIREEIFYINQNEAKKKLNITNKTLILAIGGSLGAENLSKAVIDLAEKLSHLTEVLIVLSTGESKYIQILEYLRLKKDISNLKIMSYIHDMSLYLNAADIVISRGGAIALSEITALGKASIIVPSPYVTNNHQEYNARFIEKNNAAFVVLENELEKGILFEKIMKLLENKELLNEMSQNSKKLGRPNATRIIYNEIMKVIRPQ, encoded by the coding sequence ATGAAAGAAAAATTAAAAGTAGTTTTTTCAGGTGGTGGGACAGGAGGACATATTTATCCTGCTGTTGCTATTGCAAAATTAATTAAAAAAGAAAACTCATCAGCACAAGTATTATTTATTGGAACAAAAGAAGGATTAGAGTCGAAAATTATACCAAAAGAAGGATTTGATATAGAATATATTAGATCATTTGGTTTTAATAGAAAACTATCTTTTGAAATTTTTAAGACAGCTAAAGAAGTTTTTATTGGGTACAAAATGGCAATAAAAATATTAAAAAGTTTTTTACCAGATGTTGTAGTTACAACTGGAGGATATGTTGGAGTACCCGTAGCATTTGCTGCAAAAAAGCTAAATATTCCAGTTATTATTCATGAACAAAATGCTTTTTGTGGCCTTGCAAATAAAATAATTGGTAGGTTTGCAACAAAGATATTAATAAGTTTTAGTCAAAGCAGAGATTATTTTAGAAACAAAGATAAGGTTATTTTAACTGGGAATCCTATTAGAGAAGAAATTTTTTATATTAACCAAAATGAAGCAAAGAAAAAATTAAATATTACTAATAAAACATTAATACTTGCTATAGGTGGTAGTTTGGGTGCAGAAAACCTAAGTAAAGCTGTTATAGATTTAGCCGAAAAACTATCACATCTAACTGAAGTTCTTATTGTTTTATCCACAGGGGAAAGTAAATATATCCAAATTTTGGAATACTTAAGACTAAAAAAGGATATATCAAATTTAAAGATTATGAGTTATATACATGATATGTCGTTATATCTTAATGCAGCCGATATTGTTATATCAAGAGGTGGAGCAATAGCATTATCAGAGATAACAGCGTTAGGCAAGGCTTCAATAATTGTTCCTTCTCCTTATGTTACTAATAATCATCAAGAATACAATGCAAGGTTTATTGAGAAGAACAATGCTGCATTTGTTGTTTTAGAAAATGAACTTGAAAAAGGAATATTATTTGAAAAGATAATGAAGCTTTTAGAAAACAAAGAGTTATTAAATGAAATGTCACAAAATTCTAAAAAGCTTGGGAGACCAAATGCAACAAGAATAATATATAATGAGATAATGAAAGTTATTAGGCCTCAGTAA
- the ftsZ gene encoding cell division protein FtsZ: MITFDTDNAKGALLKVVGVGGAGNNAVNRMIDAGVGGVEFVAINTDKQALQRSKAHYKIQIGEKVTKGLGAGANPEIGRKAAEESREDIAQVLKGADMIFVTAGMGGGTGTGASPVVAEIAKELGVLTVAVVTRPFTSEGAKRRQNAEKGIEDLKKIVDTIIVVPNDRLFMLSTNKSIKVSEAFRMADDVLRQGVQGISDIILTPGFINADFADVQAIMMNKGYAHMGIGRAKGEDKVVKALEEAINSPLLETSIKGARGVLVNYTGNSEELFLDDIEKANELITNNAHEEVNFIMGLVYNDDMKDEVQVTVIATGFENENNKDDIKTSQTQQKSTTKTIPTIQVDKDDDRFEIPEFLKNRK, translated from the coding sequence ATGATAACATTTGATACTGATAATGCAAAAGGTGCTCTACTAAAAGTAGTTGGTGTTGGTGGTGCAGGAAATAATGCTGTTAATAGAATGATAGATGCTGGAGTAGGCGGAGTCGAATTTGTTGCAATAAATACTGATAAACAAGCTTTACAAAGGTCAAAAGCACATTATAAAATTCAAATAGGTGAAAAGGTAACAAAAGGGTTAGGTGCTGGAGCAAATCCTGAAATTGGAAGAAAGGCTGCTGAAGAAAGCAGAGAGGATATAGCTCAAGTTTTAAAGGGAGCAGATATGATATTTGTAACTGCTGGCATGGGTGGTGGAACAGGAACAGGAGCATCGCCTGTTGTCGCTGAAATAGCAAAAGAATTAGGTGTACTTACTGTTGCAGTAGTAACAAGACCTTTTACTAGTGAAGGTGCAAAAAGAAGACAAAATGCTGAAAAAGGAATAGAAGATCTTAAAAAGATTGTAGATACAATTATTGTTGTACCAAATGATAGACTATTTATGCTTTCGACAAATAAAAGTATAAAGGTTAGCGAAGCATTTAGAATGGCTGATGATGTATTAAGACAAGGTGTTCAAGGAATTTCTGATATAATTTTAACACCTGGCTTTATCAATGCTGATTTTGCTGATGTACAAGCTATAATGATGAATAAGGGTTATGCTCATATGGGTATTGGTAGAGCTAAAGGTGAAGACAAAGTGGTTAAGGCTTTAGAAGAAGCAATAAACAGTCCACTTCTTGAAACATCAATTAAAGGAGCAAGAGGCGTTCTTGTTAATTACACCGGAAATTCTGAAGAGTTATTCCTTGATGATATTGAAAAAGCTAATGAGCTAATAACAAACAATGCTCATGAAGAAGTTAACTTTATTATGGGGCTTGTTTATAATGATGATATGAAAGATGAAGTACAAGTTACTGTTATTGCAACTGGCTTTGAAAATGAAAATAATAAAGATGATATAAAAACTTCACAAACTCAACAAAAATCAACAACAAAAACAATACCAACCATTCAAGTAGACAAAGATGATGATAGATTTGAGATACCTGAATTTTTGAAAAATAGAAAATAG
- the murD gene encoding UDP-N-acetylmuramoyl-L-alanine--D-glutamate ligase: MNVKNKIIAVVGAAKSGISVCRFLVKNGAKVLLFDAKSEDKFTNEEISKLKSLGVELYLGEEPDDCLENINYIVLSPGVPADKPFISKAKKLGIEVIGEVELAYRYCKSNKIIAITGTNGKTTTTTLTTELLKNAGYNVKMCGNIGVPFIDCVEDSSDGDVFVLEISSFQLETIEKFKPYVAAILNITPDHLDRHKTLSEYINAKLKIFSNMDNNCFSVLNMDNSETKMLIDDVHGKLIKFSKWELNYENSVYSKAGIIYIKYNNKVIPVMNVSDIFIPGEHNLENALAAIACTLPFNIPPDVIRETLRIFKGVEHRIEYITTLNKRKFYNDSKGTNTDAAIKALNSFKNPIILIAGGYDKGEDFDNFAQKINEKVKHVMLIGTTAKKISDSLEKINYKNYTFCTTLKEAVIKAYEVSKEEDIILLSPACASWDMFENYEQRGRLFKEYVLEIERSL; the protein is encoded by the coding sequence GTGAATGTTAAAAATAAAATAATTGCAGTGGTTGGTGCCGCTAAGAGCGGAATTTCAGTTTGCAGATTTCTTGTTAAAAATGGGGCAAAAGTATTATTATTTGATGCTAAATCAGAAGATAAATTTACAAATGAAGAAATAAGTAAATTAAAAAGTTTGGGGGTAGAACTTTATTTAGGGGAGGAACCTGATGATTGTTTAGAAAATATCAATTATATTGTTTTAAGCCCTGGCGTGCCAGCTGACAAACCATTTATTTCAAAAGCTAAAAAATTAGGAATTGAGGTTATAGGTGAAGTAGAGTTGGCATATAGATATTGCAAAAGCAACAAAATTATAGCAATAACAGGTACAAACGGTAAAACAACAACTACAACATTAACAACTGAATTATTGAAGAATGCAGGTTATAACGTAAAAATGTGTGGTAATATTGGAGTACCATTCATTGACTGTGTTGAAGATAGCAGTGATGGTGACGTGTTTGTTCTGGAAATAAGTAGTTTTCAGCTTGAAACAATTGAGAAATTTAAACCATATGTTGCAGCAATATTAAATATTACTCCAGATCATCTTGATAGGCACAAAACGTTGTCTGAATATATAAATGCAAAATTAAAAATATTTAGTAATATGGATAACAATTGCTTTTCAGTTTTAAATATGGATAATTCGGAAACGAAAATGTTAATAGATGATGTTCATGGGAAATTAATAAAATTTTCAAAATGGGAATTAAATTATGAAAATTCAGTGTACTCAAAGGCTGGGATAATATATATAAAATATAATAATAAGGTTATACCTGTTATGAATGTATCAGATATTTTTATTCCAGGAGAACATAACTTAGAAAATGCTTTGGCAGCCATTGCATGCACATTGCCATTTAATATACCTCCTGACGTTATTAGAGAAACATTGAGAATTTTTAAAGGTGTTGAACACAGAATTGAATATATTACTACTTTAAATAAGAGAAAATTCTATAACGATTCGAAAGGTACAAATACTGATGCTGCCATAAAAGCGTTAAATTCTTTTAAGAATCCGATTATATTAATTGCTGGTGGGTATGATAAAGGCGAAGATTTTGATAATTTTGCACAGAAAATTAATGAAAAAGTGAAACATGTCATGCTTATAGGAACAACAGCTAAAAAGATATCAGATAGTTTAGAAAAAATAAATTATAAAAATTATACTTTCTGCACTACACTAAAAGAAGCAGTAATAAAAGCATATGAAGTATCAAAGGAAGAAGATATTATTTTACTTTCTCCAGCATGTGCAAGCTGGGATATGTTTGAAAATTACGAACAGAGAGGGAGATTATTTAAAGAATATGTCCTTGAAATTGAAAGGAGTTTGTAG
- a CDS encoding cell division protein FtsQ/DivIB has translation MKKLFKKILLLVIFLAIISVFLLTNQIFNINRIEILDLKRIKKDDIIKILRQYEGQNIFLTDTQKIKREILKNPEIDNVIIKRNLPNQLTINVSEKETIAFVEYMNSYIELDKKAYVIRISPKINKENIVLIGLKIKEVEIGKKLKVNDKFALEDGILLARKIKSLNYLDKLDYSNVLLDVQNINNFKIYLDKLTIEIGDKEDLDYKFKLAEAVINKLPKRIYGTITISDNGTAIFSPLDEEDTN, from the coding sequence ATGAAGAAATTATTCAAAAAAATACTTTTATTAGTAATATTCTTAGCCATAATTTCAGTATTTTTATTAACCAATCAGATATTTAATATTAATAGAATTGAAATTTTAGATTTGAAAAGAATTAAGAAAGATGATATTATTAAAATACTAAGGCAATATGAGGGACAGAATATATTTTTAACTGATACACAAAAGATCAAGCGAGAAATTTTGAAAAATCCTGAAATAGATAATGTAATTATAAAAAGGAATCTTCCAAATCAACTTACCATAAATGTTTCCGAAAAAGAAACTATTGCTTTTGTTGAATATATGAATTCCTACATAGAGTTAGATAAAAAAGCTTATGTTATTAGAATATCACCAAAAATAAATAAAGAGAACATTGTACTTATTGGCCTTAAAATTAAAGAAGTAGAAATTGGAAAAAAATTAAAAGTTAATGATAAATTTGCACTCGAAGATGGTATTTTACTAGCAAGAAAAATAAAATCTCTTAATTATTTAGATAAATTAGATTATAGTAATGTTTTATTAGATGTTCAAAATATAAATAATTTTAAGATTTATTTGGACAAGTTAACTATTGAAATAGGAGATAAAGAGGATTTGGATTATAAGTTTAAATTAGCTGAAGCAGTTATTAATAAACTTCCAAAAAGAATATATGGTACAATAACAATTAGCGATAATGGCACAGCAATTTTTAGCCCTTTAGACGAGGAGGATACAAATTAA
- the murF gene encoding UDP-N-acetylmuramoyl-tripeptide--D-alanyl-D-alanine ligase: protein MKLTLSEIAIAVNGKLNKQKYCDIIVNSFGIDSRVTGENQLFIPLKGNKFDGHDFIFDAINRGYIASFSERENSNYDFPVIYVKDCLKALQKLAQYVRNKNKDILIIGVTGSVGKTTTKEYVYNVLNSKYKTSKTIGNYNNHIGLPLSFLNMSDDIEACVLEMGMSNFGEISLLSKIVKPNIAIITNIGVSHIEHLKTRENIFKAKAEIQDGMPDDGIVIINNDNDIIYRLKGKLIKKYITVGIENDSDIRASNIIQTDKGFEFKIDNKTYKITSKSYHDIYNALFAIAVSKLINIKYDLVFQSISKDIKLKHRFEIIENNGIIIIDDSYNASTNSMESALYTVNKMVGNRRIAVLGDMLELGDLTIAEHNKIGDLINKLNYDVVLCVGNYSKYIYERIKDNSKLISKYLSNEEALRFLREYSKPGDVILFKASRGVKLDQMINEFLGGIN from the coding sequence ATGAAACTAACATTATCTGAAATTGCTATTGCTGTTAATGGAAAATTAAATAAACAAAAATACTGTGATATTATTGTAAACAGTTTTGGAATAGATAGTAGGGTAACAGGAGAAAATCAGCTTTTTATTCCACTTAAAGGCAATAAATTTGATGGCCATGATTTTATTTTTGATGCTATTAATAGAGGATATATAGCATCTTTTTCCGAACGTGAAAATTCTAATTATGATTTTCCAGTAATTTATGTTAAAGATTGCTTGAAAGCATTACAAAAATTAGCTCAATATGTAAGAAATAAAAACAAAGATATATTAATTATTGGTGTTACTGGTAGCGTAGGCAAAACAACCACAAAGGAATATGTATATAATGTATTAAATTCGAAATATAAAACAAGCAAAACAATTGGTAATTATAACAATCATATAGGATTACCATTATCTTTTCTTAATATGTCTGATGACATAGAAGCTTGCGTTTTGGAAATGGGAATGAGCAATTTTGGTGAGATATCTTTACTATCAAAAATTGTAAAACCTAATATAGCTATAATTACAAATATTGGTGTTTCACATATTGAACATTTAAAAACAAGAGAAAACATCTTCAAAGCGAAAGCAGAAATCCAAGATGGAATGCCAGATGATGGTATTGTAATAATAAACAATGATAATGATATCATTTATAGATTAAAAGGAAAACTTATAAAAAAATATATTACAGTTGGAATTGAAAATGATTCTGATATTAGAGCAAGTAATATAATTCAAACTGATAAGGGATTTGAATTTAAGATAGATAATAAAACATATAAAATAACCTCGAAAAGTTATCATGATATATATAATGCTCTATTTGCTATTGCTGTTTCAAAACTAATTAATATCAAATATGACTTGGTATTTCAATCAATAAGCAAAGATATAAAATTAAAACATAGATTTGAAATAATAGAAAATAACGGGATAATAATAATTGATGATAGCTATAATGCTAGTACTAATTCAATGGAATCAGCACTTTATACTGTGAACAAAATGGTTGGTAATAGGAGGATCGCTGTTTTAGGTGATATGCTTGAATTAGGTGATTTAACAATTGCTGAGCATAACAAGATTGGAGACCTAATTAATAAACTAAATTATGATGTTGTACTATGTGTTGGTAATTATAGTAAATATATATATGAAAGGATAAAAGATAATAGTAAATTAATTTCAAAATATTTATCTAACGAAGAAGCTTTACGATTTTTAAGAGAATATTCGAAACCAGGTGACGTAATTTTATTTAAAGCATCAAGAGGTGTAAAGCTAGATCAAATGATAAACGAATTTTTAGGAGGAATTAACTAA
- the ftsW gene encoding putative lipid II flippase FtsW — protein sequence MIDYPLFFIAILLSLFGIIMIFSASYYYAYYNTANHDSYHFLKKQLLGFVLGLFIMYVTSYIDYRIFKKFAIIIYLCGLFSLILVLVPGIGKLVNDARRWIDIGPIQFQPSELGKFALVIIVAYILDKYIKDKLSLKIFLIVMILTGLYFFLIYKEPNMSTGLIILGIAFVMLFVGGLNLSYIFISIITAAPILYILTIKESYRLSRIQTMLDPWSDPKGKGYQVIQSLYAIGSGGLFGQGIGQSRQKLLYIPEPHTDFIFSITCEELGFIGACFVIILFILFVWRGIVIALQAPDRFGTFIAFGVTAIIALQSILNIAVVTASIPATGVPLPFITYGGSSIVFNLFGVGLLLSISRRIKVLR from the coding sequence ATGATAGACTATCCTCTCTTTTTTATAGCGATACTATTATCACTATTTGGGATAATTATGATATTTAGTGCAAGCTATTATTATGCATACTATAATACCGCAAACCATGATAGTTATCATTTTCTTAAAAAACAGCTATTAGGATTTGTATTAGGCTTATTTATAATGTATGTTACTTCCTATATTGATTATAGAATTTTTAAGAAATTTGCTATTATTATATATCTGTGTGGTTTATTTTCATTGATACTGGTTTTAGTGCCAGGAATAGGGAAATTAGTTAACGATGCTAGAAGATGGATTGATATTGGCCCAATTCAATTCCAACCATCTGAACTTGGTAAATTTGCTTTAGTGATAATTGTTGCATACATTCTGGATAAATATATTAAAGATAAACTATCATTGAAAATATTTCTTATTGTTATGATTTTAACTGGACTTTATTTTTTCTTGATATATAAAGAACCTAACATGTCTACTGGTTTAATTATTCTGGGTATAGCATTTGTAATGCTATTTGTTGGAGGTTTAAATCTATCATATATATTTATAAGTATAATTACTGCAGCACCTATTTTATATATTTTAACTATAAAAGAATCTTATAGACTTTCGAGAATACAAACTATGCTAGATCCTTGGAGTGACCCAAAAGGGAAAGGATATCAAGTTATTCAATCTCTATATGCTATCGGTTCAGGTGGACTTTTTGGCCAAGGTATAGGTCAGAGCAGACAAAAATTATTATATATTCCTGAACCACATACAGACTTCATTTTTTCGATAACATGCGAAGAATTAGGATTTATTGGTGCTTGCTTTGTAATTATTCTTTTTATACTATTTGTTTGGAGAGGTATTGTTATAGCTCTTCAAGCTCCTGATAGATTTGGTACATTTATTGCTTTTGGTGTAACTGCAATTATCGCACTTCAATCAATATTAAATATTGCCGTAGTTACAGCTTCTATCCCAGCTACTGGTGTTCCATTACCTTTTATAACATATGGCGGCTCTTCTATTGTATTTAATTTATTTGGAGTTGGGCTTTTACTGAGTATTTCAAGGAGGATAAAAGTATTAAGATGA
- a CDS encoding DUF881 domain-containing protein — translation MKVKFRRTVIGQVAIAILLFLLGMLISMQLKSVRESNQAKNIEKARAIELALQINQLRQENNALKSQIYDLEKKIKEYQDSASNISKTTEILQQDLDNTKLLAGLTDLEGPGIIITLDDSKAPSDPNVDPNTFLLHDSDILQVINELKAAGAEAISINDQRIISTTEIRCAGPTVSINNTRYSAPYIIKAIGDPKILKNSLNMRGGIVDLLKQFEIQVKIEEAASLEIPRYTGVIKFKYAKTKDVGH, via the coding sequence ATGAAAGTAAAATTTAGAAGAACAGTAATTGGACAAGTTGCAATTGCTATATTATTATTTTTATTAGGAATGTTAATTTCAATGCAGCTTAAAAGTGTAAGAGAAAGCAATCAAGCAAAAAATATTGAGAAAGCCAGAGCAATTGAACTTGCTCTTCAAATAAATCAATTAAGGCAAGAAAATAATGCTTTAAAATCACAAATTTATGACTTGGAAAAAAAGATTAAGGAATATCAAGATTCTGCCTCTAACATTAGTAAAACAACCGAAATTCTTCAGCAAGATTTAGATAACACAAAACTTCTTGCTGGGTTAACAGATTTAGAAGGACCTGGAATTATTATAACGCTGGATGATAGTAAAGCTCCTTCTGATCCAAATGTTGATCCAAATACATTTTTGCTTCATGATTCGGATATTTTACAAGTTATAAACGAATTGAAAGCTGCAGGTGCTGAAGCAATTTCAATAAATGATCAAAGAATTATTTCGACAACAGAGATAAGATGTGCGGGTCCGACTGTAAGTATAAATAATACAAGATATTCTGCACCCTACATAATTAAGGCAATAGGTGATCCCAAAATTCTTAAAAATTCTTTAAATATGCGTGGCGGGATAGTAGATTTATTAAAGCAGTTTGAAATTCAAGTAAAGATTGAAGAAGCTGCTTCTCTTGAAATACCTAGATATACTGGTGTTATAAAATTCAAATATGCTAAAACAAAGGATGTTGGTCATTGA
- a CDS encoding sigma-E processing peptidase SpoIIGA: MVLYADIFILENIVMNYFILTITSFISKINISSFRVLFFSIIFSFYSLLQFSPSYSFMYSFIGKIIISIIIIYLTYIPKNIIQFIKLFIAFYLVTILFGGTTFFIYYWIYSSNLTEISVKLKNIFIALSISLIIFKLFYDFLMKRYVKESLMRFIRFKINDKFYECIAFVDTGNSLKEPLTGKPVVILEGSILNLNNLLKQNMSVSQEIIDKLKQLIGTKILLIPYNSIGQEHGVLYGVIPEEFYISEDKKNWIKKEVIIGLYWEKLSNKYSALLGIDIL; the protein is encoded by the coding sequence ATGGTTTTATATGCAGATATATTTATTTTAGAAAATATAGTAATGAATTACTTTATATTAACAATTACATCATTTATATCAAAGATAAATATAAGCAGCTTTAGAGTATTGTTTTTTAGCATTATATTTTCATTCTATTCATTATTACAATTTAGCCCTTCATACTCATTTATGTATTCATTTATAGGAAAGATAATAATTTCAATAATAATAATATATTTAACATATATTCCAAAAAATATAATACAATTTATAAAATTATTTATAGCGTTTTATTTAGTTACTATTCTGTTTGGAGGAACAACTTTCTTTATATACTACTGGATATATAGCAGCAACCTAACAGAGATTTCAGTAAAGCTAAAAAATATTTTTATAGCACTTTCTATTTCGCTTATTATATTTAAACTTTTTTATGACTTTTTAATGAAACGATATGTAAAAGAAAGTCTTATGAGATTTATTAGGTTCAAAATAAACGATAAGTTCTATGAATGTATTGCTTTTGTAGATACAGGAAATTCTTTAAAAGAGCCACTCACAGGGAAACCTGTTGTAATACTAGAAGGAAGTATACTTAATTTAAATAATCTATTGAAACAAAACATGTCTGTTTCTCAAGAAATAATTGATAAACTAAAGCAATTGATAGGAACAAAAATACTATTAATACCTTATAATTCGATAGGCCAAGAACATGGAGTTTTATATGGTGTAATTCCTGAAGAATTTTACATATCAGAAGATAAAAAAAATTGGATAAAAAAAGAAGTTATTATAGGTTTATATTGGGAAAAGCTTTCTAACAAGTATTCAGCACTTTTAGGAATTGATATTTTGTGA
- the murA gene encoding UDP-N-acetylglucosamine 1-carboxyvinyltransferase, whose translation MYKFIVEGPTQLKGEIVIDGSKNSALPILTASLLAEKEVVIKNVPKINDVFLTLEILNELGCKTIFSDNSVIIVPKDNMSYEIPQQLSSKLRSSVLFIGALLGKNGNAIFYDQPGGCEIGKRPIDLHLEAFKQLCVEINQDNHMLFCKTDRIIGNEIFLQIPSVGATENIMLASVKCRGTTIIKNAAKEPEIVDLARFLIKLGAKIKGVGTDTIIIEGVEKLNGSIEHKVIPDRIIAGTYLCAVASTGGEIVINNVIPSHLDSLLNILKNAGCSIIIKNDYLHIKKIKRLNAISKITTSFFPGFPTDLQPLICSVFSLANGVTVIKETIFENRFKHISELAKMGAKIINQGDLIIINGVERLYGTNVNAKDLRGGASLLIAAMSAYGQSIINNIDYIDRGYEEIENRYNKLGAKITRVSDN comes from the coding sequence ATGTATAAATTTATAGTTGAAGGTCCAACACAACTGAAAGGCGAAATAGTTATTGACGGTTCTAAAAATTCTGCATTACCAATACTAACAGCTTCGTTACTAGCAGAAAAGGAAGTAGTTATTAAAAATGTTCCTAAGATTAACGATGTATTTCTTACATTAGAAATATTAAATGAACTAGGATGCAAGACTATTTTTTCTGATAATAGCGTTATTATAGTTCCAAAAGATAATATGTCATATGAGATACCTCAACAATTATCTAGCAAACTAAGATCAAGTGTACTCTTTATAGGTGCATTGTTAGGGAAAAACGGTAATGCAATTTTTTATGATCAACCCGGCGGTTGTGAAATAGGAAAAAGACCAATTGACTTACATCTAGAAGCATTTAAACAGCTTTGTGTGGAAATAAATCAAGACAACCATATGCTTTTTTGCAAAACTGATAGAATTATTGGCAATGAAATATTTTTGCAAATTCCTTCGGTTGGTGCAACAGAAAATATTATGTTAGCATCTGTTAAATGCAGAGGAACAACAATAATAAAAAATGCCGCAAAAGAACCTGAAATAGTAGATCTAGCTAGATTCTTAATTAAACTAGGAGCGAAAATAAAAGGTGTTGGAACAGATACAATTATTATTGAAGGTGTTGAAAAGCTTAATGGCTCAATAGAGCATAAAGTAATACCAGACAGAATTATAGCAGGTACTTATCTTTGTGCTGTTGCATCTACTGGAGGAGAAATTGTAATTAATAATGTTATTCCATCACATTTAGATTCTTTATTAAATATTTTAAAAAATGCTGGATGTTCGATTATTATAAAAAATGATTACCTCCATATTAAGAAAATAAAAAGATTAAATGCTATTTCAAAAATTACAACAAGCTTTTTCCCAGGATTTCCAACTGATTTACAGCCACTGATATGTTCAGTTTTTTCACTAGCGAATGGAGTTACAGTAATTAAGGAAACTATTTTTGAAAATAGATTTAAACATATTTCAGAACTTGCAAAGATGGGGGCAAAAATTATTAATCAAGGCGATTTAATAATAATTAATGGCGTCGAAAGATTATATGGAACAAATGTTAATGCAAAAGATTTAAGAGGTGGTGCTTCATTACTAATTGCAGCTATGTCTGCATATGGTCAAAGTATTATAAATAATATAGACTATATTGACAGAGGATATGAAGAGATTGAAAATAGATATAATAAATTGGGAGCTAAAATAACAAGAGTGAGTGATAATTGA
- the mraY gene encoding phospho-N-acetylmuramoyl-pentapeptide-transferase, whose translation MIDLDTIFSIILSFVIVLVLTPILIPFLRYLKCGQTVRNDGPQSHKKKSGTPTMGGIIILLGILITSLLFYSKYPKIGAPLVVTICFGIIGFIDDFIKVVLKRSLGLKAREKLVLQFLISIVFLFFVYKYIGSDVYIPFINKYIDLGIAYIPIMSVLMVLTVNAVNLTDGLDGLASGVTLIVSLFLAVISIFSKQNDMAIFSGALVGACMGFLRYNAHPASVFMGDTGSLLLGGAIFSVAVILKQPVLVFIIGGLYMIEALSVIIQVIFYKLTKKRVFRMAPLHHHFELLGWEEPKVVVLFWIVTIVFCLLALLIIQL comes from the coding sequence ATGATAGATTTAGATACTATATTTTCAATTATTCTTTCTTTTGTAATTGTTTTAGTATTAACCCCTATACTAATCCCATTTTTAAGGTATCTTAAGTGTGGTCAAACTGTAAGGAATGATGGTCCGCAAAGCCATAAGAAAAAAAGCGGGACACCTACTATGGGTGGTATTATAATATTACTTGGAATTTTAATTACCTCATTATTATTTTATTCAAAATATCCCAAAATTGGTGCACCATTAGTTGTAACTATATGTTTTGGAATAATAGGATTTATTGACGATTTTATTAAAGTAGTTTTAAAAAGATCATTAGGTTTGAAAGCTAGAGAAAAATTAGTTTTACAATTTCTAATTAGTATTGTATTTCTATTTTTTGTTTATAAATATATTGGAAGTGATGTATACATACCATTTATTAATAAGTACATTGATTTAGGCATAGCTTATATTCCAATTATGTCAGTTTTAATGGTATTAACTGTAAATGCTGTAAACTTAACTGACGGTTTAGATGGATTAGCAAGTGGTGTAACATTAATTGTATCATTATTCTTAGCTGTAATTTCGATATTCAGTAAACAAAATGATATGGCAATATTTTCTGGAGCTCTGGTTGGTGCTTGTATGGGCTTTTTGAGATATAATGCTCATCCTGCATCAGTATTTATGGGAGATACAGGCTCACTTCTTTTAGGCGGTGCTATATTTTCAGTAGCAGTAATATTAAAACAGCCAGTATTAGTTTTTATTATAGGCGGCCTTTATATGATAGAAGCACTTTCTGTTATAATACAAGTCATATTTTATAAGTTGACTAAAAAAAGGGTTTTTAGAATGGCACCATTGCATCATCATTTTGAACTCTTAGGATGGGAAGAACCAAAGGTTGTTGTATTATTTTGGATAGTGACTATTGTTTTTTGCTTACTTGCATTACTAATTATTCAATTATAA